ATAGAAAATAAAACAATTCTACCAATGTATTTATCTAAAATAGAAAAAATCAAAACAAACCTCTAATAAATTTTAAACGAATACGACGAAAAGACAATGTATTCCATAAATTAAGAAAAATAGCCAATATTAAATAAAGAAAATTAATCATCCATGTAATATATATACAATTAAAATCATGTTTATTAACAAAATTTCTTAATATATTATGTAACAAAAAAAATATTAAATATAACAACATTGTTGGTAACATACTTACTAAACGTCCTTGACGTAAATTAACTTCGCATAATGGAACTGCAATTAAAGCCATAATAAAAATAGAAAAAATAACAGTTAAACGCCAATGAAATTCTGAATTCGCTTTTAATGTATTATCATTCCATAATTGAAACATACTTTTTTGTTCAATTTTATTAATATAATTTTCATTTGTTTTATATTCAACAATAGCCTTATAATTTACAAATTTAGTAATATTAAAATTACTTAAAAAAGGAATACCTTCATATCTTACACCTTTATTAAGAACAATAATTTGTTTACCATCAAAACATTCTTTTATATATCCAGAATTAGCTACAACAAATGACGAATGTTTTATATTAGTGTCACGTAACTGCACAAAAAAAATATTTTTAAATATACTATTTTTTATAGAATCAACATATAAAGCAAAATTACCATTTTTAGTAATTTTAAATTGTCCTTCGGCAATAGATAATAATAAAGGATTAACTTTTGATTTAAAGATTATCTGTTCTTGGTATTTATATGATAAAGGTAATATCCATATTATATTACAAATAGAAAAAAATGATATTATAATAGATAACATTAAAACAGCTTTAATTATAATATTTTTACCAAAACAACAAGCATACATTACTATAAATTCATTTTCATAACAAAATTTACTGCATCTTATTAATAAGCCAAGAAAAAGACTTAAAGGCAACATAAGATAAACCATTTCTGGAATAGCTGATATTAATAATGGTATAATTAAATTTAAAGGTATATCACCATGAACAACATCACCAAAAATATCTATAAATTTTTGACTGAAAAATATTAACATTAATACAAAAAAAACTGCTAATTGACTTTTTAAGTTTTCTCGTACCAAATATCTAAAAACAATATTTATATACATAATATTTTTTAAACAAAAAATAATTCTATACAAAATATATATAAAATTATTTTAACAAAAATAAACTTTTATAATAATTATTTAAAATAATTTAATCAAATTGTAATTATATTAATATATTATTATATTAATATAATTTTTTTTAAAAATTAATATTTTTAAATATATCTTACAATATTAATTATATTAATTAATATTTTATTTCTAATAAAAAAATAAATATTATAAATATAAAACATAAAAAATATAACTATAAAAATATTATTTTTGAATACAAAATATAATTATTAGTCATAACATAATTATATTTAATAATTATTTTTATCGAAAATAATATAAAATACTTATATAAAACAATATTTTTATATTTTTAAAAAATATATTTTACGTTAATATAATTTTAATCATATTATAATAATCATATCATTTTATAATTTAATTTTTAATTAAAATTATTAATATTTTTAATTAAAAAAATAGAATCTTATTTTAAAATTATATATAATAAATTACATATAATATTACTAATAAATTATATTAAAAAATATAAATTAAAAAATAAAAAACATACATATAAATCTTTAAAATAAAAATAAATAAATATATTAAAAATATTTTTAAATAAATAGTTATCAAAATATATAATGCAATCAACAAAAATATAATTTTATAAATATATAAATATTTTTTTTAAAAAAAATCATAATTACTATTAATATTATAAAATAATTAATATATAAATAACATATCAATCATAATAACATAAAATTTAATTTAACTATAAAATATTAATTTACAAAAAAATGAAAAAAAAAATAGAAGACTTATTAAATAATTTATCTAAAAACAAAACATATAATATGGAAATAGAAAAAAATATATATAATTTTTGGGAAAAAAATGGATTTTTTAAATATAATAAAAACATTAATCAAAACAATTTTTGTATAGCAATCCCACCTCCAAATATAACTGGTAGTTTACATATGGGACATGCTTTTCAACAAACTATTATGGATATAATAATTCGTTATCAACGAATGCAAGGTAAAAATACATTATGGCAAACAGGTACTGATCATGCTGGAATAGCAACACAAATAATAATTGAAAACAAAATTTTATCAGAAGAAGGTAAAATAAGAAAAGATTACAATAAAAAAGATTATATCAATAAAATTTGGAAATGAAAAAAAGAATCAAATAAAATAATTTCACAACAAATGAGA
This Candidatus Providencia siddallii DNA region includes the following protein-coding sequences:
- the lptF gene encoding LPS export ABC transporter permease LptF, which codes for MYINIVFRYLVRENLKSQLAVFFVLMLIFFSQKFIDIFGDVVHGDIPLNLIIPLLISAIPEMVYLMLPLSLFLGLLIRCSKFCYENEFIVMYACCFGKNIIIKAVLMLSIIISFFSICNIIWILPLSYKYQEQIIFKSKVNPLLLSIAEGQFKITKNGNFALYVDSIKNSIFKNIFFVQLRDTNIKHSSFVVANSGYIKECFDGKQIIVLNKGVRYEGIPFLSNFNITKFVNYKAIVEYKTNENYINKIEQKSMFQLWNDNTLKANSEFHWRLTVIFSIFIMALIAVPLCEVNLRQGRLVSMLPTMLLYLIFFLLHNILRNFVNKHDFNCIYITWMINFLYLILAIFLNLWNTLSFRRIRLKFIRGLFWFFLF